One part of the Nostoc sp. PCC 7120 = FACHB-418 genome encodes these proteins:
- the ctaD gene encoding cytochrome c oxidase subunit I, with the protein MTRVEFPPHIPPDDNQPKNLAVGHGLTLPAWKWRDYFTFNVDHKVIGIQYLVTAFLFYLIGGLMAIAIRTELATPDADFIDPNLYNAFMTNHGTIMIFLWIVPSAIGGFGNYLIPLMIGARDMAFPKLNAIAFWLNPPAGLLLLLSFIFGGSQSGWTAYPPLSLVTAPTAQTLWILAIVLVGTSSILGSVNFVVTILMMKVPSMKWDQLPLFCWAILATSVLALLSTPVLAAGLVLLLFDLNFGTSFFKPDAGGNVVIYQHLFWFYSHPAVYLMILPIFGIMSEVIPVHARKPIFGYKAIAYSSVAICVVGLFVWVHHMFTSGTPGWMRMFFTISTLIVAVPTGVKIFGWVATLWGGKIRFTSAMLFAIGLLSMFVMGGLSGVTMGTAPFDVHVHDTYYVVAHFHYVLFGGSVFGIYAGIYHWFPKMTGRKLGEGWGRIHFALTLVGTNLTFLPMHKLGLQGMPRRVAMYDPQFVDLNVLCTIGAFILGLSVIPFAINVIWSWSKGELAGDNPWEALSLEWTTSSPPLVENWEVLPVVTHGPYDYGHSLEAAPEVSVST; encoded by the coding sequence ATGACACGAGTTGAATTTCCACCACACATTCCGCCAGATGACAATCAGCCGAAAAATTTGGCGGTTGGACATGGCTTAACTCTGCCAGCTTGGAAATGGCGAGATTACTTTACTTTTAATGTAGACCATAAGGTTATTGGTATCCAATACCTGGTGACAGCGTTTTTGTTCTATCTAATCGGTGGGTTGATGGCGATCGCTATCCGTACCGAGTTAGCAACACCTGATGCAGACTTCATTGATCCGAATCTGTACAACGCATTCATGACCAATCACGGAACAATCATGATTTTCCTCTGGATTGTTCCTAGTGCTATTGGGGGTTTTGGTAATTATCTCATACCCTTGATGATTGGGGCGCGGGATATGGCGTTTCCCAAACTGAATGCGATCGCCTTTTGGTTAAACCCACCAGCCGGCTTACTCTTGTTACTCAGCTTTATTTTTGGTGGTTCTCAGTCTGGTTGGACTGCTTACCCACCTTTGAGTTTAGTCACAGCGCCAACTGCTCAAACTTTGTGGATTTTGGCGATTGTATTAGTAGGGACTTCTTCCATTCTGGGTTCTGTGAACTTCGTTGTCACCATCTTGATGATGAAGGTTCCGAGCATGAAATGGGATCAACTACCTTTGTTCTGCTGGGCAATTTTGGCAACATCCGTACTAGCACTACTCTCTACACCAGTGTTAGCTGCGGGTTTAGTTCTGCTATTATTTGACCTCAACTTTGGTACTTCCTTCTTCAAACCAGATGCTGGCGGTAACGTCGTTATCTATCAACATTTGTTCTGGTTCTACTCTCACCCAGCAGTATATTTGATGATTCTGCCCATCTTCGGCATTATGTCGGAGGTGATTCCCGTTCATGCGCGGAAACCAATTTTTGGTTATAAGGCGATCGCCTATTCTAGTGTCGCCATCTGTGTGGTCGGTTTGTTCGTCTGGGTTCACCATATGTTTACCAGTGGTACACCCGGTTGGATGCGGATGTTCTTTACCATCTCTACCTTGATTGTTGCTGTTCCGACGGGTGTGAAAATTTTCGGTTGGGTGGCGACCTTGTGGGGTGGAAAGATTCGCTTTACCAGCGCCATGCTGTTTGCTATTGGCTTGTTATCCATGTTTGTCATGGGCGGCTTAAGCGGCGTAACGATGGGTACAGCGCCTTTTGACGTTCACGTCCACGATACCTATTATGTAGTGGCACACTTCCACTACGTTCTGTTTGGTGGTTCTGTGTTTGGGATTTACGCCGGGATTTATCACTGGTTCCCCAAAATGACAGGGCGGAAGTTGGGTGAAGGTTGGGGTCGGATTCACTTTGCCCTGACCTTGGTTGGAACTAACTTAACTTTCTTACCCATGCACAAATTGGGCTTGCAAGGTATGCCCCGACGGGTGGCGATGTATGATCCTCAATTTGTGGATTTGAATGTGCTTTGTACTATCGGTGCATTCATCTTAGGCTTATCGGTGATTCCTTTTGCCATCAATGTTATCTGGAGTTGGAGCAAGGGCGAATTGGCTGGGGATAATCCTTGGGAAGCTTTGAGCCTGGAATGGACTACTAGTTCTCCTCCTTTGGTGGAGAATTGGGAAGTTCTGCCTGTGGTGACTCATGGGCCTTATGACTATGGTCATAGTTTGGAAGCCGCACCGGAAGTAAGTGTATCAACCTAA
- a CDS encoding cytochrome c oxidase subunit 3 has translation MTSVTAHEAHGGHEAHPDLRVWGLLTFLISESLMFGGFFATYLFFKGTTEVWPPEGTEVELFVPAINTAILLSSSVVIHFGDMAIKKGNVWGMRIWYFLTAIMGAVFLAGQVYEYQNLGYGLTANVFANCFYIMTGFHGLHVFIGLLLILGVLWRSRRSGHYSETKHTGIEMAEIYWHFVDIIWIVLFTLVYLLNLL, from the coding sequence ATGACTAGTGTGACGGCGCATGAGGCTCATGGGGGACATGAGGCGCATCCAGATTTACGGGTTTGGGGGTTGTTGACTTTCCTGATTTCTGAATCTTTGATGTTTGGCGGATTTTTTGCTACGTATCTGTTTTTTAAGGGGACTACCGAGGTGTGGCCGCCGGAAGGAACAGAGGTAGAGTTGTTTGTTCCAGCAATTAACACCGCCATTCTCTTATCTAGTAGTGTGGTCATTCACTTCGGTGATATGGCGATTAAGAAGGGTAATGTCTGGGGAATGCGGATTTGGTATTTCCTGACGGCGATTATGGGAGCAGTATTTTTAGCTGGTCAGGTATATGAGTACCAGAATTTAGGGTACGGCCTGACTGCTAATGTGTTCGCCAACTGCTTCTATATCATGACCGGGTTCCACGGACTGCACGTATTTATTGGGCTGTTATTGATTTTAGGTGTGTTGTGGCGATCGCGCCGTTCTGGACATTATTCAGAAACTAAACATACTGGCATCGAAATGGCAGAAATTTACTGGCACTTTGTAGACATCATCTGGATTGTTCTTTTTACCTTGGTTTATCTGCTCAATCTTTTGTAA
- a CDS encoding cupin domain-containing protein, with amino-acid sequence MQGRDWLLTGDGQYQVCKSARSWDLLQENYRLYRFLTEMEDVLNQVSDESTRLPEIRMLVRRLIVNSYWVRSQYLAPSPTTGTSVLLLYDELGFPLTVQTVTFAPGTLSTIHNHGTWGVVAVLKGQEKNTVWRHTKTPDSQDKIEAMGEITLSPGDMISFTPDAIHSVQAIGDEPTVTFNIYGETDPKQRFEFDAVTHNAKKF; translated from the coding sequence ATGCAAGGTAGGGATTGGCTCTTGACAGGAGACGGTCAATATCAAGTGTGTAAATCTGCGAGAAGTTGGGATTTATTACAAGAGAATTATCGTCTTTATCGGTTTTTGACTGAGATGGAAGATGTTCTCAATCAGGTAAGCGATGAATCTACTCGTTTACCTGAAATCCGAATGCTCGTCAGGCGCTTGATTGTCAATTCGTACTGGGTGCGGAGTCAGTATTTAGCACCATCTCCAACCACCGGAACCTCTGTTCTCCTCCTATACGATGAATTGGGTTTTCCCTTGACTGTGCAAACAGTAACTTTTGCACCAGGAACCCTATCTACTATTCATAATCATGGAACTTGGGGAGTTGTCGCGGTCTTAAAAGGGCAAGAAAAAAATACTGTTTGGCGACACACAAAAACCCCAGATTCTCAAGACAAAATTGAGGCGATGGGAGAAATTACTTTATCACCAGGGGACATGATTAGCTTCACTCCCGACGCAATTCATAGCGTCCAAGCAATAGGTGATGAACCAACTGTCACCTTTAATATCTATGGCGAAACTGACCCCAAACAAAGATTTGAGTTTGATGCAGTTACCCATAATGCTAAAAAGTTTTAA
- a CDS encoding ArsC/Spx/MgsR family protein: protein MARVIFYEKPGCKGGTRQKVLLTAAGHEVITYNLLTEPWTVERLRSFFGDRPVTDWFNRSAPQIKSGEIVPEQLDEQTALLLMLREPLLIRRPLLQVGDRREVGFDVETLETWIGLKPVDESFRAMSENLMSQDLQGCAHGNGHSHDHHHDHQGGCNHHGQQEHHRQGCNH from the coding sequence ATGGCTAGAGTAATTTTCTATGAAAAACCCGGTTGTAAAGGTGGTACTCGTCAGAAAGTTTTGTTAACTGCGGCGGGACATGAAGTGATCACTTACAACCTACTTACAGAACCTTGGACTGTGGAACGTCTGCGTTCATTTTTTGGCGATCGCCCAGTTACCGACTGGTTTAATCGTTCCGCGCCACAAATCAAGTCTGGTGAGATTGTTCCCGAACAACTAGACGAACAAACAGCCTTACTTTTAATGCTGAGAGAGCCTTTATTAATCCGTCGCCCTTTACTGCAAGTAGGCGATCGCCGCGAAGTAGGTTTTGATGTCGAAACCCTGGAAACTTGGATTGGCTTAAAACCCGTAGATGAATCCTTCCGCGCCATGAGTGAAAATCTCATGAGCCAAGATTTGCAAGGCTGCGCCCACGGTAATGGTCATAGTCACGATCATCATCACGATCATCAAGGCGGATGCAACCATCACGGTCAACAAGAACACCACAGACAAGGGTGTAATCATTAA
- the cysK gene encoding cysteine synthase A: MRIANDVTELIGGTPLVKLNKIPQAEGVVARIVVKLEGMNPASSVKDRIGVSMINAAEAEGLIIPGKTILVEPTSGNTGIALAMVAAARGYRLILTMPETMSQERRAMLRAYGATLELTPGTEGMRGAIRKAEEIVASTPDTHMLQQFRNPANPKIHRETTAEEIWNDTDGEVDIVIAGVGTGGTITGIAEVLKQRKPSFQAIAVEPSNSPILSGGQAGPHKIQGIGAGFVPDVLRLELVDEVIRVSDDQAMSYGRRLAREEGLLSGISSGAALCAALQVGKRPENAGKLIVMIQPSFGERYLSTPLFQDLTNETAGVS, encoded by the coding sequence ATGCGAATTGCTAATGATGTAACAGAACTTATTGGAGGTACACCTTTAGTTAAGCTTAATAAGATTCCGCAAGCGGAAGGAGTAGTTGCCAGAATAGTTGTCAAACTAGAAGGAATGAATCCAGCCTCTTCCGTAAAAGACCGGATTGGGGTGAGTATGATTAACGCAGCAGAAGCGGAAGGTTTAATCATACCGGGAAAAACTATTTTAGTAGAACCAACTTCCGGTAACACAGGAATTGCCCTGGCGATGGTAGCCGCCGCCCGTGGCTATCGGTTAATTTTGACTATGCCAGAGACTATGAGCCAAGAAAGACGGGCTATGTTGCGGGCTTATGGTGCAACTCTAGAGTTGACTCCAGGTACAGAAGGTATGCGGGGAGCCATTCGCAAAGCCGAAGAAATTGTGGCTAGTACCCCTGATACTCATATGCTGCAACAGTTTCGCAACCCAGCTAACCCCAAAATCCACCGTGAAACTACCGCCGAAGAAATTTGGAATGATACCGATGGTGAAGTTGATATTGTGATTGCTGGGGTGGGTACTGGAGGAACAATTACTGGGATTGCAGAGGTATTGAAACAACGCAAACCTAGCTTTCAGGCGATCGCAGTTGAACCTAGCAATAGTCCTATCCTTTCCGGTGGACAAGCCGGGCCACACAAAATCCAAGGTATCGGTGCAGGCTTTGTTCCCGATGTCCTCCGTCTAGAATTGGTGGATGAAGTCATCAGAGTTAGCGATGATCAAGCGATGAGCTACGGGCGGCGTTTAGCCAGAGAAGAAGGTTTGCTATCTGGTATTTCCTCTGGTGCGGCTTTGTGTGCAGCTTTACAGGTGGGGAAACGTCCAGAAAATGCCGGCAAGTTAATTGTGATGATTCAACCTTCCTTCGGCGAACGCTACCTCAGCACCCCTTTGTTTCAGGATTTGACGAATGAAACTGCTGGTGTCAGTTAG
- a CDS encoding LLM class flavin-dependent oxidoreductase, with product MKTGLFCNYENHHQDSRRAIFEQVALVRQAEKLGFDEAWVTEHHFNEVNLSSSILLLMAHLAGVTSTIKLGTAAVLLPFHNPIRVAEDIATLDNLCNGRLLFGVAKGGPFPQHNKHFATPMGESRAMMLEALALIQKLLYETDVSFNGQYYQCDRLTVYPKPLQQEIPVYLATGDDVGIEFAAKHSFALMGGPPFALERLKKTVETYRALNSSGGEKFVLARFFYVGKTYDEAVTEALPFIRYFSQKMTANSSQVMQNGSSGHKQFDRTNICFDEDYLIENSIIGDVATCRDKIKKFQDELDLGTLALKPSSFALQKNQESLQRYNQEVQNYV from the coding sequence ATGAAAACAGGACTGTTCTGCAATTACGAAAATCATCACCAAGACTCGCGTCGAGCCATTTTTGAACAAGTGGCGCTAGTACGACAGGCGGAAAAGTTGGGTTTCGACGAAGCTTGGGTAACAGAGCATCATTTTAATGAAGTAAATCTCAGTTCGTCAATATTGCTGTTGATGGCACATTTAGCAGGTGTCACCTCAACTATTAAATTAGGTACGGCGGCGGTGTTATTACCATTCCACAACCCGATTCGGGTGGCGGAAGATATTGCTACCTTAGATAATTTGTGCAATGGACGATTATTATTTGGTGTGGCTAAAGGGGGGCCATTTCCCCAACATAACAAGCATTTTGCCACACCAATGGGCGAATCTCGCGCGATGATGCTAGAGGCGTTGGCATTGATTCAAAAGCTTTTATATGAAACTGATGTATCATTTAACGGACAATATTATCAGTGCGATCGCCTCACAGTTTACCCTAAACCTTTACAGCAAGAAATCCCCGTTTATCTAGCCACTGGTGATGATGTAGGTATCGAATTTGCGGCGAAACATTCCTTTGCTTTGATGGGAGGGCCGCCGTTTGCTCTGGAGAGATTAAAAAAGACGGTGGAAACCTATCGAGCTTTAAATTCTAGTGGTGGGGAAAAATTTGTTTTAGCGCGCTTCTTTTATGTAGGTAAGACCTATGATGAAGCAGTCACGGAAGCTTTACCTTTTATTAGGTATTTTAGCCAGAAAATGACAGCCAATTCGTCCCAAGTAATGCAGAACGGTTCTAGCGGTCATAAGCAATTTGACCGCACAAATATTTGTTTTGATGAAGACTACTTGATTGAAAATTCCATCATTGGTGATGTGGCTACTTGTCGGGACAAAATCAAGAAATTTCAAGACGAATTGGATCTAGGTACATTAGCGCTCAAACCCTCATCTTTTGCCTTGCAAAAAAATCAGGAAAGCTTGCAGCGCTACAACCAAGAGGTACAAAATTATGTCTAA
- a CDS encoding Coq4 family protein gives MTNVISYNNDKGLLAYIQFLADRALKPSNGNTDPVFDFEDALDQTEMAQLAVDELKKIPEVNTLFAERWLPAPFNLDDLAKLPEGTLGHVYAIEMKARGFDPYFYKKVPVVDDISYLKMLWRSTHDIYHVVAGFDTDGIGEIGLQAFVLAQTPIPISVMLVSFGMVMTSLYQPAKFQDLMAEIARGYSLGSHTPRKLIAQKWDQFWDVPVIEIRECLGMNTVKQRERA, from the coding sequence ATGACCAATGTCATCAGTTACAACAATGACAAAGGACTTCTTGCCTATATTCAATTTTTGGCAGATAGAGCGTTAAAACCCAGCAACGGTAATACTGACCCAGTTTTTGACTTTGAGGATGCACTCGACCAAACAGAAATGGCGCAGTTAGCTGTTGATGAGTTAAAAAAAATTCCCGAAGTTAACACCTTGTTTGCGGAACGCTGGCTACCAGCACCTTTCAATTTAGATGATTTAGCTAAACTTCCAGAGGGAACATTAGGCCATGTCTACGCCATTGAAATGAAAGCTAGAGGTTTCGACCCCTACTTTTATAAGAAAGTCCCTGTAGTTGATGACATCTCATATCTGAAAATGCTGTGGCGCTCTACCCATGATATTTATCATGTCGTCGCTGGATTTGATACTGATGGGATTGGTGAAATTGGTCTTCAAGCTTTTGTTTTGGCTCAAACCCCAATTCCTATTAGTGTGATGTTGGTCAGTTTTGGCATGGTGATGACTAGTCTTTATCAACCAGCAAAATTCCAAGATTTAATGGCAGAAATAGCTCGCGGATATAGTTTAGGTTCCCATACGCCGAGGAAGTTAATCGCTCAGAAATGGGATCAGTTTTGGGATGTACCAGTGATTGAAATACGTGAGTGTTTAGGCATGAATACTGTAAAGCAACGTGAAAGAGCTTAG
- the nifX gene encoding nitrogen fixation protein NifX encodes MKIAFATSDRINVDAHFGWAQEIDVYEISDGGYEFIETLSFNKETPKPSEDTTEKSEGDCKHGKSDCKKAKKEEEQKPKVQNGESDDKVAQKIAALSDCKIVYVASIGGTAAAKLIKKGVMPVKPRSKKEDIIYLLNRLVQTLKGNPPPWLRKALRQNQESIGELESV; translated from the coding sequence ATGAAGATAGCATTTGCTACAAGTGATAGGATTAATGTTGACGCTCACTTTGGCTGGGCGCAGGAAATTGATGTTTATGAAATTTCAGACGGGGGTTATGAATTTATCGAAACTCTCTCCTTTAATAAGGAAACTCCTAAACCTAGTGAAGATACAACCGAAAAAAGCGAAGGTGATTGCAAACACGGTAAAAGCGATTGCAAAAAAGCTAAAAAAGAAGAGGAGCAAAAACCTAAGGTTCAAAATGGTGAAAGTGATGATAAAGTAGCTCAAAAAATCGCAGCTTTATCTGATTGCAAAATTGTATATGTGGCATCCATTGGCGGTACTGCTGCTGCCAAGTTAATCAAAAAAGGCGTAATGCCAGTTAAACCACGTTCAAAGAAGGAAGATATTATCTACCTTTTGAATAGATTAGTGCAAACTCTTAAAGGTAATCCTCCGCCTTGGTTGCGTAAAGCTCTACGTCAAAATCAAGAAAGTATCGGTGAACTAGAATCTGTGTAA
- a CDS encoding carbohydrate ABC transporter permease: MVLRIRRWRNNHRWNITDSLFGYVFMMPTLLVLGTFVVLPILYSVFLSLNKVQLLGGVAYQFIGLRNFQRLVDDELVWIALRNTAEYVVIVVPSQTVLALILAVTLNAGIRGKNWWRILYFLPTVTSSAVLTLIFMWIYNTDGLLNDFLAFLGLPTYNWLGDPAVALKGIMLMNIWSTAPFYMVIYLAALQDIPAKLYEAAELDGANWWQQFIYITIPLLKPVTFFVIAVGVIGTFQLFDQSYIFSGGTGGPNNATLTVVLLIYQMVFRYLQMGYAAAIAFLLAVVIIGITLIQRRVFAGE, encoded by the coding sequence ATGGTGTTGCGAATCAGAAGGTGGAGAAATAACCATAGATGGAACATCACAGACAGCTTGTTCGGATATGTATTCATGATGCCGACTCTGCTGGTTTTGGGAACTTTCGTAGTTCTACCTATTCTCTATTCTGTTTTCCTGTCGCTCAACAAAGTTCAACTGTTAGGTGGTGTTGCCTATCAATTCATTGGGTTGCGAAATTTTCAGCGATTAGTTGACGATGAATTAGTTTGGATTGCCTTAAGAAATACAGCAGAATATGTGGTCATTGTTGTACCAAGCCAAACTGTTTTGGCATTGATTTTAGCAGTAACTTTAAATGCTGGAATCCGGGGTAAGAACTGGTGGCGCATCCTTTACTTTTTGCCAACAGTCACTTCTTCAGCAGTGCTGACGCTAATTTTTATGTGGATTTATAATACAGATGGACTATTAAATGATTTTCTAGCTTTTTTGGGACTGCCTACTTATAATTGGTTGGGTGATCCGGCTGTTGCCCTCAAAGGCATCATGCTCATGAATATTTGGTCAACTGCACCATTTTATATGGTGATATATCTAGCAGCCTTACAAGATATACCTGCGAAACTTTACGAGGCGGCAGAATTAGATGGTGCAAATTGGTGGCAGCAATTTATTTACATTACAATTCCTCTGCTGAAACCTGTGACTTTTTTTGTGATCGCGGTGGGGGTAATTGGCACTTTTCAATTATTTGATCAATCTTATATTTTCTCTGGTGGTACTGGCGGCCCTAATAATGCCACCTTGACTGTAGTGCTGCTGATTTATCAAATGGTATTTCGTTATTTACAGATGGGATATGCTGCGGCGATCGCCTTTCTCTTGGCAGTGGTGATTATTGGTATTACACTGATTCAACGGCGAGTTTTTGCTGGTGAATAA
- a CDS encoding prolyl oligopeptidase family serine peptidase — MPYSEKSLNYPLSHKIDHVDDYHGTLVADPYRWLEDPDSEKTRVWIEAQNQITFAYLGEVSIREKIQQRLNKLWDYEKYGIPFKEGENYFYFKNDGLQNQSVLYTLKSLDSEPRVLLDPNKLSDDGTVALSGLAISNNGKLLAYGISTSGSDWQEWKVVDVETGADFPDHLNWIKFSGASWTNDNQGFFYSRYDEPKEKTKLEDVNYYQKLYYHRLGTPQSEDVLIYQRLDQKEWGFNGVVSEDGCYLIISVWLGTDSRNLVFYKDLTNLHAEVVELINQFEADYSFIDNDESVFYFRTDWDAPRGRVIAIDTANPSQEIWREIIPQAEATLESVNILNNQFIADYLEDARSQVKIFDLNGTLIRDVELPGLGAVGGFGGKRDDTETFYKFTSFTTPGTIYRYNLVTGKSEVFRETIVDFNPDNYETKQVFYQSKDGTQVPMFITHKKGIQLNGNNPTYLYAYGGFNVSLTPSFSVSMLVWMEMGGVYAMPNIRGGGEYGEEWHQAGMKDKKQNVFDDFIAAAEWLIANNYTKPEKLAIAGGSNGGLLVGACMTQRPELFGAALPAVGVMDMLRFHKFTIGWAWTAEYGSPDNPQEFPALYAYSPLHNLKPGTAYPATLITTADHDDRVVPAHSFKFAAALQTAHNGNAPVLIRIETKAGHGAGKPTAKIIEEAADKWAFLVRTLAVEV; from the coding sequence ATGCCCTACTCTGAAAAATCCCTTAACTATCCACTCAGCCACAAAATTGATCACGTTGATGATTACCACGGTACTTTAGTAGCAGATCCTTATCGTTGGTTAGAAGATCCTGACTCTGAAAAAACTAGGGTTTGGATCGAGGCACAAAATCAAATTACTTTTGCGTATTTGGGCGAAGTTTCGATTAGAGAGAAAATTCAACAACGTCTTAACAAACTTTGGGATTATGAAAAGTATGGAATCCCATTTAAAGAAGGAGAAAATTATTTTTATTTCAAAAATGATGGCTTGCAAAATCAAAGTGTTTTGTATACATTGAAATCACTGGATTCTGAACCAAGAGTTTTACTAGACCCTAACAAACTTTCAGATGATGGGACTGTTGCTCTTTCGGGTTTAGCTATCAGCAATAATGGCAAGCTTTTGGCATATGGTATATCTACTTCTGGTTCTGATTGGCAAGAATGGAAGGTTGTTGATGTAGAAACTGGTGCAGATTTTCCAGATCATCTAAATTGGATTAAATTTTCCGGTGCATCTTGGACGAATGATAATCAAGGCTTTTTCTATAGTCGTTATGACGAACCAAAGGAAAAAACCAAATTGGAAGATGTTAACTATTACCAAAAGCTTTACTACCATCGATTAGGTACACCCCAATCTGAAGACGTACTAATTTACCAACGCCTTGATCAAAAAGAATGGGGTTTTAATGGAGTTGTCTCAGAAGATGGTTGCTATCTGATAATTTCGGTTTGGCTGGGTACTGATTCCAGAAATCTAGTTTTTTATAAGGACTTAACTAACCTCCATGCCGAAGTTGTAGAACTAATTAATCAATTTGAAGCAGATTATAGTTTCATTGATAATGATGAGAGCGTTTTCTACTTCCGTACTGACTGGGATGCACCACGGGGTAGAGTAATTGCTATTGATACAGCTAATCCGTCTCAAGAAATATGGCGAGAAATTATTCCTCAAGCTGAAGCAACTTTAGAAAGTGTCAATATCTTAAATAATCAGTTTATTGCTGATTATTTAGAAGATGCCCGATCGCAAGTTAAAATTTTCGACCTCAACGGTACATTAATTCGGGATGTAGAATTACCAGGATTGGGTGCTGTAGGTGGCTTTGGTGGTAAGCGTGACGATACAGAAACTTTTTACAAATTCACTAGTTTTACTACACCAGGAACTATTTACCGCTATAACTTAGTAACAGGAAAAAGTGAGGTTTTTAGAGAAACAATTGTAGATTTTAATCCTGATAATTACGAAACTAAACAAGTTTTTTATCAAAGTAAAGATGGTACACAAGTACCCATGTTTATTACACATAAGAAAGGCATTCAATTGAATGGGAATAACCCCACTTATCTTTATGCCTACGGTGGTTTTAATGTCTCACTCACGCCCAGTTTTTCTGTAAGTATGTTGGTATGGATGGAAATGGGTGGTGTTTATGCCATGCCAAATATACGCGGTGGCGGAGAATACGGCGAAGAATGGCATCAAGCAGGAATGAAGGATAAAAAGCAAAATGTTTTTGATGATTTTATTGCTGCTGCTGAGTGGTTGATTGCCAATAATTATACAAAACCGGAAAAACTAGCGATCGCTGGTGGTAGTAACGGTGGTTTATTAGTGGGTGCTTGCATGACTCAGCGTCCTGAATTATTCGGCGCAGCTTTACCAGCAGTTGGTGTGATGGATATGTTACGGTTTCACAAATTTACCATTGGTTGGGCTTGGACTGCTGAATATGGTTCCCCAGATAACCCACAAGAGTTTCCTGCACTCTACGCTTATTCACCACTGCATAATCTCAAACCAGGTACAGCATACCCCGCAACCTTGATTACCACCGCCGATCACGATGATCGCGTTGTCCCCGCCCACAGCTTCAAATTTGCCGCAGCTTTGCAAACTGCACACAACGGCAATGCACCTGTATTAATTAGAATTGAAACTAAAGCTGGACATGGTGCAGGGAAACCCACGGCGAAGATTATCGAAGAAGCCGCAGATAAATGGGCTTTTTTAGTCCGGACTTTAGCTGTTGAAGTTTAA